In Sphaeramia orbicularis chromosome 12, fSphaOr1.1, whole genome shotgun sequence, the following proteins share a genomic window:
- the znf800b gene encoding zinc finger protein 800b isoform X1: MVKAQKSSGRKSSLCPRRQSGGQTEMEEGQLDTQHSPRVQPQDLSTGQALLQTLSENCDENDTAMDIQDREDPAYQHQSHIRSLWRPIPPLLPEPGTHRNIAAETRDQSCQTEDQLLQSSARSKGHNTGYCVEPGDPPLLQQPLQTSKSGIQQIIECFRSGTSQLKHMLLKEVDTIFECKLCRSLFRGLPNLITHKEYYCLSRLPESDGSPGDDKQSVAIKDLLDAIYPRVDRPDYVVRLEPIQTTTKAVFQYITTEEELSRYPSHTPSARESPVAWEGEAVENVDNNQLNHPGGPEAHSSPGHNQGPRRWEPEEEAKEEPPQPEDEGSTSGVEDVTISCCLCGQDFNSRRSIRRHCRKMHQTKLEELRKFTETRTVPTSLLSMVKAGGRQRTLSTPTGKSCHVCLKTFATKANVRRHFDEVHRGLRRDTITPSIATRPAQPFSLEVPSPKKSNNASPTRSHNTKSTPVSSKTTPSNQNQPKPQSHIPAAPQANLASCRCTLCKRNYSSQLMLKRHMRIVHKIYSIKSNRSTNTPTPTTTTTTTTTAATTTAAVTPNSSSSSSSNVVPSNNVRVKEEAVEPSDEDDEEDIDSSPAPSPSDSTGTGKGVSAPHNAMKVKEEEAPSSPKVAPSPSSSASRGGNVSSGGLGVRMNKLSVGFDFKQLFCKLCKRQFSSRQNLSKHIELHTDGNDIFIKFYRCPLCRYESRRKRDVLRHVTVVHKKSSAYLAKIMPKLESRAVKRLAEVVLNNTNPNKRASGSVKEEVNGRHTSTAPSSPSPPITRKQECSTTASTALAASSSSAPHPAAVSRKQQDFSSPPVTPSPPVTRKQERQQTHQHRPISPPLTRRSDKHTHQRNPSSTSPSNQTSHTRRHDTQSESSSTGSSSTEVRVTKNFSLHACDQCGRAFAKKLYLESHKRSHRNAAAAAANRRKGVNTRSKTLLWCT, translated from the exons ATGGTGAAGGCCCAGAAGTCAAGTGGGAGGAAGAGCTCTCTCTGTCCCCGCAGACAG AGTGGTGGTCAGACAGAGATGGAAGAAGGCCAATTGGACACGCAGCATTCACCAAGGGTACAGCCCCAAGACCTGTCCACTGGTCAAGCCCTACTTCAGACTCTATCAGAGAACTGTGATGAAAATGACACAGCAATGGACATCCAGGATAGGGAAGATCCTGCCTACCAGCACCAGTCTCATATCAGGTCTCTATGGAGGCCCATTCCCCCTTTACTGCCTGAACCTGGGACTCACAGAAACATAGCCGCTGAGACTAGGGACCAGAGCTGCCAGACGGAGGATCAGCTTCTGCAGTCCAGCGCTAGAAGCAAAGGGCACAATACAG gtTATTGTGTGGAGCCTGGTGATCCACCTCTGCTTCAGCAGCCTCTGCAGACCTCAAAGTCCGGGATTCAGCAAATAATCGAATGCTTCCGATCAG GCACCAGCCAGCTGAAGCATATGCTGCTAAAGGAGGTGGACACCATCTTCGAATGTAAACTCTGCCGCAGTCTGTTCAGAGGCCTTCCCAACCTCATCACACATAAAGAGTACTACTGCTTATCTCGCCTGCCTGAATCAGACG GCTCACCGGGTGATGACAAACAGAGTGTTGCTATTAAGGACTTGCTGGATGCCATATATCCCAGAGTTGACCGGCCAGACTACGTGGTCCGACTGGAACCCATTCAGACCACCACCAAGGCGGTGTTTCAGTACATCACCACAGAGGAGGAGCTGTCTAGATATCCATCACACACACCCAG TGCCAGAGAGAGTCCAGTAGCATGGGAAGGAGAAGCAGTGGAGAATGTGGACAACAACCAACTGAACCATCCCGGAGGACCAGAGGCCCACAGCAGCCCAGGCCACAACCAGGGGCCGAGAAGATGGGAGCCCGAGGAAGAGGCCAAAGAAGAGCCACCGCAGCCTGAAGATGAAGGATCCACTAGTGGG GTTGAAGATGTGACCATCTCCTGCTGTTTGTGCGGTCAGGACTTTAACTCACGACGCAGCATCAGGCGTCACTGCCGCAAAATGCACCAGACCAAACTTGAGGAGCTTCGAAAGTTCACTGAGACACGTACCGTTCCCACAAGCCTTCTTTCCATGGTGAAAG CTGGAGGGCGGCAAAGGACTCTCAGCACACCTACGGGGAAATCCTGCCATGTGTGCCTCAAAACCTTTGCTACCAAAGCCAATGTACGCCGGCATTTTGATGAGGTGCATCGCGGCCTGCGGAGGGACACCATTACACCCAGCATTGCCACACGGCCGGCCCAGCCCTTCTCTCTGGAGGTCCCGTCGCCCAAGAAGAGTAACAATGCCTCTCCAACACGCAGTCACAACACTAAGTCCACCCCTGTGAGTTCGAAAACAACGCCTTCAAATCAAAACCAGCCCAAACCTCAGAGTCATATTCCAGCTGCTCCGCAGGCAAACCTGGCCTCATGCCGTTGCACACTGTGCAAGAGGAACTACAGCTCTCAG CTCATGCTAAAGAGGCATATGCGGATTGTCCACAAGATATACAGCATCAAAAGTAACAGGTCTACCAACACCCCGACCCCCACTaccaccacaacaacaacaaccacagcagcaacaacaacagcagcagtcactcccaacagcagcagcagtagcagcagtaacGTTGTCCCTAGCAACAATGTCCGAGTGAAAGAGGAAGCAGTGGAGCCATcggatgaagacgatgaagaggACATTGACAGTAGCCCAGCTCCATCTCCTAGTGACAGCACTGGGACAGGTAAAGGTGTCTCTGCGCCACACAACGCCATgaaggtgaaggaggaggaggcccCATCAAGCCCAAAGGTGGCGCCATCCCCATCGTCATCTGCTTCACGTGGAGGAAACGTGAGCAGCGGAGGCTTGGGCGTCAGAATGAACAAACTGTCGGTGGGTTTCGACTTCAAGCAGCTCTTCTGCAAGCTGTGCAAGCGGCAGTTCAGCTCCCGTCAGAACTTATCTAAGCACATTGAGCTGCACACAGACGGCAATGACATCTTCATTAAGTTCTACCGCTGCCCTCTCTGTCGCTACGAGTCACGGCGCAAACGTGACGTCCTGCGACACGTGACTGTGGTTCACAAGAAGTCATCGGCATACCTGGCAAAGATCATGCCCAAACTGGAGAGCAGGGCAGTGAAGCGGCTAGCTGAAGTCGTCCTCAACAACACAAACCCCAATAAGAGGGCAAGCGGCAGCGTCAAGGAGGAAGTGAACGGGCGCCACACCTCAACTGCCCCCTCCTCTCCTTCACCCCCTATCACTCGAAAGCAAGAGTGCTCCACAACGGCCTCAACCGCCTTGGCAGCGTCCTCTTCCTCGGCACCACATCCTGCCGCCGTCTCTCGGAAACAGCAGGACTTCTCATCGCCACCGGTCACCCCGTCCCCTCCCGTCACCCGTAAACAGGAGAGACAGCAGACCCACCAGCATCGCCCCATCAGCCCCCCGCTGACCCGTCGCAGcgataaacacacacaccaacgcAACCCTTCCTCCACCTCACCCAGCAACCAGACCTCACACACCCGGCGGCACGACACCCAGTCAGAAAGCAGCAGCACTGGCTCATCCTCCACTGAAGTCAGAGTGACCAAGAATTTCTCTCTGCAcgcctgtgaccagtgtggacgGGCGTTTGCCAAGAAG TTGTACCTGGAATCTCACAAACGAAGCCATCGTAATGCAGCCGCGGCAGCAGCCAACAGGAGGAAAGGTGTCAACACACGCTCCAAGACCCTGCTCTGGTGCACATAA
- the znf800b gene encoding zinc finger protein 800b isoform X2, whose protein sequence is MVKAQKSSGRKSSLCPRRQSGGQTEMEEGQLDTQHSPRVQPQDLSTGQALLQTLSENCDENDTAMDIQDREDPAYQHQSHIRSLWRPIPPLLPEPGTHRNIAAETRDQSCQTEDQLLQSSARSKGHNTGYCVEPGDPPLLQQPLQTSKSGIQQIIECFRSGTSQLKHMLLKEVDTIFECKLCRSLFRGLPNLITHKEYYCLSRLPESDGSPGDDKQSVAIKDLLDAIYPRVDRPDYVVRLEPIQTTTKAVFQYITTEEELSRYPSHTPSARESPVAWEGEAVENVDNNQLNHPGGPEAHSSPGHNQGPRRWEPEEEAKEEPPQPEDEGSTSGVEDVTISCCLCGQDFNSRRSIRRHCRKMHQTKLEELRKFTETRTVPTSLLSMVKGRQRTLSTPTGKSCHVCLKTFATKANVRRHFDEVHRGLRRDTITPSIATRPAQPFSLEVPSPKKSNNASPTRSHNTKSTPVSSKTTPSNQNQPKPQSHIPAAPQANLASCRCTLCKRNYSSQLMLKRHMRIVHKIYSIKSNRSTNTPTPTTTTTTTTTAATTTAAVTPNSSSSSSSNVVPSNNVRVKEEAVEPSDEDDEEDIDSSPAPSPSDSTGTGKGVSAPHNAMKVKEEEAPSSPKVAPSPSSSASRGGNVSSGGLGVRMNKLSVGFDFKQLFCKLCKRQFSSRQNLSKHIELHTDGNDIFIKFYRCPLCRYESRRKRDVLRHVTVVHKKSSAYLAKIMPKLESRAVKRLAEVVLNNTNPNKRASGSVKEEVNGRHTSTAPSSPSPPITRKQECSTTASTALAASSSSAPHPAAVSRKQQDFSSPPVTPSPPVTRKQERQQTHQHRPISPPLTRRSDKHTHQRNPSSTSPSNQTSHTRRHDTQSESSSTGSSSTEVRVTKNFSLHACDQCGRAFAKKLYLESHKRSHRNAAAAAANRRKGVNTRSKTLLWCT, encoded by the exons ATGGTGAAGGCCCAGAAGTCAAGTGGGAGGAAGAGCTCTCTCTGTCCCCGCAGACAG AGTGGTGGTCAGACAGAGATGGAAGAAGGCCAATTGGACACGCAGCATTCACCAAGGGTACAGCCCCAAGACCTGTCCACTGGTCAAGCCCTACTTCAGACTCTATCAGAGAACTGTGATGAAAATGACACAGCAATGGACATCCAGGATAGGGAAGATCCTGCCTACCAGCACCAGTCTCATATCAGGTCTCTATGGAGGCCCATTCCCCCTTTACTGCCTGAACCTGGGACTCACAGAAACATAGCCGCTGAGACTAGGGACCAGAGCTGCCAGACGGAGGATCAGCTTCTGCAGTCCAGCGCTAGAAGCAAAGGGCACAATACAG gtTATTGTGTGGAGCCTGGTGATCCACCTCTGCTTCAGCAGCCTCTGCAGACCTCAAAGTCCGGGATTCAGCAAATAATCGAATGCTTCCGATCAG GCACCAGCCAGCTGAAGCATATGCTGCTAAAGGAGGTGGACACCATCTTCGAATGTAAACTCTGCCGCAGTCTGTTCAGAGGCCTTCCCAACCTCATCACACATAAAGAGTACTACTGCTTATCTCGCCTGCCTGAATCAGACG GCTCACCGGGTGATGACAAACAGAGTGTTGCTATTAAGGACTTGCTGGATGCCATATATCCCAGAGTTGACCGGCCAGACTACGTGGTCCGACTGGAACCCATTCAGACCACCACCAAGGCGGTGTTTCAGTACATCACCACAGAGGAGGAGCTGTCTAGATATCCATCACACACACCCAG TGCCAGAGAGAGTCCAGTAGCATGGGAAGGAGAAGCAGTGGAGAATGTGGACAACAACCAACTGAACCATCCCGGAGGACCAGAGGCCCACAGCAGCCCAGGCCACAACCAGGGGCCGAGAAGATGGGAGCCCGAGGAAGAGGCCAAAGAAGAGCCACCGCAGCCTGAAGATGAAGGATCCACTAGTGGG GTTGAAGATGTGACCATCTCCTGCTGTTTGTGCGGTCAGGACTTTAACTCACGACGCAGCATCAGGCGTCACTGCCGCAAAATGCACCAGACCAAACTTGAGGAGCTTCGAAAGTTCACTGAGACACGTACCGTTCCCACAAGCCTTCTTTCCATGGTGAAAG GGCGGCAAAGGACTCTCAGCACACCTACGGGGAAATCCTGCCATGTGTGCCTCAAAACCTTTGCTACCAAAGCCAATGTACGCCGGCATTTTGATGAGGTGCATCGCGGCCTGCGGAGGGACACCATTACACCCAGCATTGCCACACGGCCGGCCCAGCCCTTCTCTCTGGAGGTCCCGTCGCCCAAGAAGAGTAACAATGCCTCTCCAACACGCAGTCACAACACTAAGTCCACCCCTGTGAGTTCGAAAACAACGCCTTCAAATCAAAACCAGCCCAAACCTCAGAGTCATATTCCAGCTGCTCCGCAGGCAAACCTGGCCTCATGCCGTTGCACACTGTGCAAGAGGAACTACAGCTCTCAG CTCATGCTAAAGAGGCATATGCGGATTGTCCACAAGATATACAGCATCAAAAGTAACAGGTCTACCAACACCCCGACCCCCACTaccaccacaacaacaacaaccacagcagcaacaacaacagcagcagtcactcccaacagcagcagcagtagcagcagtaacGTTGTCCCTAGCAACAATGTCCGAGTGAAAGAGGAAGCAGTGGAGCCATcggatgaagacgatgaagaggACATTGACAGTAGCCCAGCTCCATCTCCTAGTGACAGCACTGGGACAGGTAAAGGTGTCTCTGCGCCACACAACGCCATgaaggtgaaggaggaggaggcccCATCAAGCCCAAAGGTGGCGCCATCCCCATCGTCATCTGCTTCACGTGGAGGAAACGTGAGCAGCGGAGGCTTGGGCGTCAGAATGAACAAACTGTCGGTGGGTTTCGACTTCAAGCAGCTCTTCTGCAAGCTGTGCAAGCGGCAGTTCAGCTCCCGTCAGAACTTATCTAAGCACATTGAGCTGCACACAGACGGCAATGACATCTTCATTAAGTTCTACCGCTGCCCTCTCTGTCGCTACGAGTCACGGCGCAAACGTGACGTCCTGCGACACGTGACTGTGGTTCACAAGAAGTCATCGGCATACCTGGCAAAGATCATGCCCAAACTGGAGAGCAGGGCAGTGAAGCGGCTAGCTGAAGTCGTCCTCAACAACACAAACCCCAATAAGAGGGCAAGCGGCAGCGTCAAGGAGGAAGTGAACGGGCGCCACACCTCAACTGCCCCCTCCTCTCCTTCACCCCCTATCACTCGAAAGCAAGAGTGCTCCACAACGGCCTCAACCGCCTTGGCAGCGTCCTCTTCCTCGGCACCACATCCTGCCGCCGTCTCTCGGAAACAGCAGGACTTCTCATCGCCACCGGTCACCCCGTCCCCTCCCGTCACCCGTAAACAGGAGAGACAGCAGACCCACCAGCATCGCCCCATCAGCCCCCCGCTGACCCGTCGCAGcgataaacacacacaccaacgcAACCCTTCCTCCACCTCACCCAGCAACCAGACCTCACACACCCGGCGGCACGACACCCAGTCAGAAAGCAGCAGCACTGGCTCATCCTCCACTGAAGTCAGAGTGACCAAGAATTTCTCTCTGCAcgcctgtgaccagtgtggacgGGCGTTTGCCAAGAAG TTGTACCTGGAATCTCACAAACGAAGCCATCGTAATGCAGCCGCGGCAGCAGCCAACAGGAGGAAAGGTGTCAACACACGCTCCAAGACCCTGCTCTGGTGCACATAA
- the znf800b gene encoding zinc finger protein 800b isoform X3, with product MEEGQLDTQHSPRVQPQDLSTGQALLQTLSENCDENDTAMDIQDREDPAYQHQSHIRSLWRPIPPLLPEPGTHRNIAAETRDQSCQTEDQLLQSSARSKGHNTGYCVEPGDPPLLQQPLQTSKSGIQQIIECFRSGTSQLKHMLLKEVDTIFECKLCRSLFRGLPNLITHKEYYCLSRLPESDGSPGDDKQSVAIKDLLDAIYPRVDRPDYVVRLEPIQTTTKAVFQYITTEEELSRYPSHTPSARESPVAWEGEAVENVDNNQLNHPGGPEAHSSPGHNQGPRRWEPEEEAKEEPPQPEDEGSTSGVEDVTISCCLCGQDFNSRRSIRRHCRKMHQTKLEELRKFTETRTVPTSLLSMVKAGGRQRTLSTPTGKSCHVCLKTFATKANVRRHFDEVHRGLRRDTITPSIATRPAQPFSLEVPSPKKSNNASPTRSHNTKSTPVSSKTTPSNQNQPKPQSHIPAAPQANLASCRCTLCKRNYSSQLMLKRHMRIVHKIYSIKSNRSTNTPTPTTTTTTTTTAATTTAAVTPNSSSSSSSNVVPSNNVRVKEEAVEPSDEDDEEDIDSSPAPSPSDSTGTGKGVSAPHNAMKVKEEEAPSSPKVAPSPSSSASRGGNVSSGGLGVRMNKLSVGFDFKQLFCKLCKRQFSSRQNLSKHIELHTDGNDIFIKFYRCPLCRYESRRKRDVLRHVTVVHKKSSAYLAKIMPKLESRAVKRLAEVVLNNTNPNKRASGSVKEEVNGRHTSTAPSSPSPPITRKQECSTTASTALAASSSSAPHPAAVSRKQQDFSSPPVTPSPPVTRKQERQQTHQHRPISPPLTRRSDKHTHQRNPSSTSPSNQTSHTRRHDTQSESSSTGSSSTEVRVTKNFSLHACDQCGRAFAKKLYLESHKRSHRNAAAAAANRRKGVNTRSKTLLWCT from the exons ATGGAAGAAGGCCAATTGGACACGCAGCATTCACCAAGGGTACAGCCCCAAGACCTGTCCACTGGTCAAGCCCTACTTCAGACTCTATCAGAGAACTGTGATGAAAATGACACAGCAATGGACATCCAGGATAGGGAAGATCCTGCCTACCAGCACCAGTCTCATATCAGGTCTCTATGGAGGCCCATTCCCCCTTTACTGCCTGAACCTGGGACTCACAGAAACATAGCCGCTGAGACTAGGGACCAGAGCTGCCAGACGGAGGATCAGCTTCTGCAGTCCAGCGCTAGAAGCAAAGGGCACAATACAG gtTATTGTGTGGAGCCTGGTGATCCACCTCTGCTTCAGCAGCCTCTGCAGACCTCAAAGTCCGGGATTCAGCAAATAATCGAATGCTTCCGATCAG GCACCAGCCAGCTGAAGCATATGCTGCTAAAGGAGGTGGACACCATCTTCGAATGTAAACTCTGCCGCAGTCTGTTCAGAGGCCTTCCCAACCTCATCACACATAAAGAGTACTACTGCTTATCTCGCCTGCCTGAATCAGACG GCTCACCGGGTGATGACAAACAGAGTGTTGCTATTAAGGACTTGCTGGATGCCATATATCCCAGAGTTGACCGGCCAGACTACGTGGTCCGACTGGAACCCATTCAGACCACCACCAAGGCGGTGTTTCAGTACATCACCACAGAGGAGGAGCTGTCTAGATATCCATCACACACACCCAG TGCCAGAGAGAGTCCAGTAGCATGGGAAGGAGAAGCAGTGGAGAATGTGGACAACAACCAACTGAACCATCCCGGAGGACCAGAGGCCCACAGCAGCCCAGGCCACAACCAGGGGCCGAGAAGATGGGAGCCCGAGGAAGAGGCCAAAGAAGAGCCACCGCAGCCTGAAGATGAAGGATCCACTAGTGGG GTTGAAGATGTGACCATCTCCTGCTGTTTGTGCGGTCAGGACTTTAACTCACGACGCAGCATCAGGCGTCACTGCCGCAAAATGCACCAGACCAAACTTGAGGAGCTTCGAAAGTTCACTGAGACACGTACCGTTCCCACAAGCCTTCTTTCCATGGTGAAAG CTGGAGGGCGGCAAAGGACTCTCAGCACACCTACGGGGAAATCCTGCCATGTGTGCCTCAAAACCTTTGCTACCAAAGCCAATGTACGCCGGCATTTTGATGAGGTGCATCGCGGCCTGCGGAGGGACACCATTACACCCAGCATTGCCACACGGCCGGCCCAGCCCTTCTCTCTGGAGGTCCCGTCGCCCAAGAAGAGTAACAATGCCTCTCCAACACGCAGTCACAACACTAAGTCCACCCCTGTGAGTTCGAAAACAACGCCTTCAAATCAAAACCAGCCCAAACCTCAGAGTCATATTCCAGCTGCTCCGCAGGCAAACCTGGCCTCATGCCGTTGCACACTGTGCAAGAGGAACTACAGCTCTCAG CTCATGCTAAAGAGGCATATGCGGATTGTCCACAAGATATACAGCATCAAAAGTAACAGGTCTACCAACACCCCGACCCCCACTaccaccacaacaacaacaaccacagcagcaacaacaacagcagcagtcactcccaacagcagcagcagtagcagcagtaacGTTGTCCCTAGCAACAATGTCCGAGTGAAAGAGGAAGCAGTGGAGCCATcggatgaagacgatgaagaggACATTGACAGTAGCCCAGCTCCATCTCCTAGTGACAGCACTGGGACAGGTAAAGGTGTCTCTGCGCCACACAACGCCATgaaggtgaaggaggaggaggcccCATCAAGCCCAAAGGTGGCGCCATCCCCATCGTCATCTGCTTCACGTGGAGGAAACGTGAGCAGCGGAGGCTTGGGCGTCAGAATGAACAAACTGTCGGTGGGTTTCGACTTCAAGCAGCTCTTCTGCAAGCTGTGCAAGCGGCAGTTCAGCTCCCGTCAGAACTTATCTAAGCACATTGAGCTGCACACAGACGGCAATGACATCTTCATTAAGTTCTACCGCTGCCCTCTCTGTCGCTACGAGTCACGGCGCAAACGTGACGTCCTGCGACACGTGACTGTGGTTCACAAGAAGTCATCGGCATACCTGGCAAAGATCATGCCCAAACTGGAGAGCAGGGCAGTGAAGCGGCTAGCTGAAGTCGTCCTCAACAACACAAACCCCAATAAGAGGGCAAGCGGCAGCGTCAAGGAGGAAGTGAACGGGCGCCACACCTCAACTGCCCCCTCCTCTCCTTCACCCCCTATCACTCGAAAGCAAGAGTGCTCCACAACGGCCTCAACCGCCTTGGCAGCGTCCTCTTCCTCGGCACCACATCCTGCCGCCGTCTCTCGGAAACAGCAGGACTTCTCATCGCCACCGGTCACCCCGTCCCCTCCCGTCACCCGTAAACAGGAGAGACAGCAGACCCACCAGCATCGCCCCATCAGCCCCCCGCTGACCCGTCGCAGcgataaacacacacaccaacgcAACCCTTCCTCCACCTCACCCAGCAACCAGACCTCACACACCCGGCGGCACGACACCCAGTCAGAAAGCAGCAGCACTGGCTCATCCTCCACTGAAGTCAGAGTGACCAAGAATTTCTCTCTGCAcgcctgtgaccagtgtggacgGGCGTTTGCCAAGAAG TTGTACCTGGAATCTCACAAACGAAGCCATCGTAATGCAGCCGCGGCAGCAGCCAACAGGAGGAAAGGTGTCAACACACGCTCCAAGACCCTGCTCTGGTGCACATAA